The following coding sequences lie in one Lolium perenne isolate Kyuss_39 chromosome 2, Kyuss_2.0, whole genome shotgun sequence genomic window:
- the LOC127330168 gene encoding uncharacterized protein, which translates to MEGGGFNKSGSPEESGGSKRAQAYYECSFCKRGFTNAQALGGHMNIHRKDRGISGGKSRGVAPPAAGQQDGAGGDQVHLGLTLGRNGHSTEDVDLELRLGHYPYN; encoded by the coding sequence ATGGAGGGAGGGGGCTTCAACAAGAGCGGCTCGCCCGAAGAATCTGGTGGGTCCAAACGGGCTCAGGCGTACTACGAGTGCAGCTTCTGCAAGAGGGGTTTCACTAACGCTCAGGCGCTTGGCGGGCACATGAACATCCACCGCAAGGACCGCGGCATCAGTGGAGGCAAGTCGCGCGGGGTCGCTCCGCCTGCGGCCGGCCAGCAAGACGGTGCCGGTGGGGATCAGGTTCACCTGGGGCTTACATTGGGAAGGAACGGGCACAGCACCGAGGACGTGGACTTGGAGCTCCGGCTTGGCCACTACCCTTACAACTAG